Within the Miscanthus floridulus cultivar M001 chromosome 2, ASM1932011v1, whole genome shotgun sequence genome, the region CTCCTCTTTGCATCTGCTATCAgaccaaaaaaaaattataatatCGTTTCTTTAATTTTTCAGGTTCCGGGACGTGGCCGAGCTGGTCGAGTGCACATCGTTGGACATCTACGGCCGGCTCCCGGTCGCCGAGCTGACGCTGGCAACCTCCTACGCCGCGTACCTGGTCTACGGCCTGGCGGACGGGCACCGCGGCCTGAGCTTCCCGGACCAGGAGACGACGGTGGCGCTGGCCTCCGGCTCCGGCCGcgtgggggcgggggcggcgcggCGCCACGCCGTGTGCCTCCATCCCGACGAGGCCGAGGCGCGCAAGTTCAGGGCCGTCTCCCGCGGCACCGGCGCCGAGGAGACGAGGCCGCCGAGGCTGCGGGAGGACGGGTGGTCGGAGATGGAGATGGGGCGGCTGCGCACGCCCGGCGACGACGGCGAGCAGGAGACCGCGGTCGCgggcgaggaggaggtggtggtgagcTTCGAGGTGGGGTGGTACCCGAAGCGCGGGCTCATTGTCGAAGGCGTCGAGTTTAGGCCCGTCTACTTATTTGGGCCTTAACGTGCCCTTCGTATACGCGTAGCCGCCTTCCGCGGTTGTAGTTTGGCACCTGTGCTGTGACACTGATTGCTCTGCACTTTCTGTTTGGCAGCTGCTTTTCGGCAAATTTTCGTCATGTCTCGAGTTCGTATTTCTAATTTTCAGCGCCATTTTTAAGATGTACATTTTGCAAAATCAGATATTTTTAGAACAATTCTAGTGTTATCTCTATACTTTCCTTCAAATCAGTGAGATAAGACTAACTAGCCAAAAGACGACATTGACAAACTGAAAATAGTATACTACTAGAagctttttttctctctctcagaaCTATTATTGCATTAAGAGAGTATTACTTAGAAACCATTTACAACAAAGTAGAGCCAAAAATGTTCCAGACTAATTAGTTGCATCTCCAAATTAGTTTAGTTAGCCGGCCCTAGTCGTCCAAAACAGTTTGACAGAAAATATACATATTTCATCTCGTTTTTTTTTCAACAATAACACAGTATATCATGGACTAACGACCGATCTCCAACAACTACAACCTTTTGTTGAAACTTTATTAAAAATAGTTTGTGTGGTTGTTGGTAAGATTGCATATTCAGGTGTATTTCTTGGTAACATCGATGAAAAATTTATTTATAGTAGAGCAACAATAGCGAAAGAGTTGCTACGAACAAGGTCTACAAGCAATCCACAATTATGCATGACACACCGCAGATATAATATTTGGATTATGTTAATATTGTCCTCTATGGTCTATGCTATGGATTAACTTGGACATAATACAAAAGCAAATAAACCCAGATAACACATGAAATTCCcgcttatattattattattattattattattattattattattatatatattattatttatatatatatatatatatatatatatatatatatatatatatatatatatatatatatatatatatatactctaaAATTTTAAACAAGTTTGTACATAAGATAGAGGCATACCCTCCGCTTCAAATATAACAATAATGATGACGTTTACTTAAATGGAGTGCAGTCTAACTAAAGCTAGTAGTACCTTCTAATCTTAATACTGGGtattcctttcaaaaaaaaactagGGTGCATTATTGCCCCTACAATCTAATTTAGCGGTGTAGTAATCTAAACTAGGCCCCCGTACTCCAATTCTACCGATCCTAACCACAACTGTCCATCCTTCTCGGCAACGTCGCTCAGGGTCACACCCTTGGCCGCCGTCAGCTCCTCCACCGCCATGCCGTCTACACCGAGACAGACGCCAACTAGATGCTTTGCTGGAGGCGCCGTCATGTCGAGACACGCCTTCTCCTGGTTCAGCGGCACCCAGTAGCTGCCCCTGGCGTCGCGCCTTACGTTGTCGGGGTAGCCAGGCAGGTCTGCGAGGAGCTCATACTGGCCGGCCTTGGGGCCCTTGAGCCAGTACCTGAACGCATGGCACGGCACAGTGTGCGCCACCACCACATGCGTCCTGTCGCTGCTGACCGCCACGCCGTTGGGGTACGGCAGGTCGGCCTTGAGCACGGTGACCTGCTTCGTCTGCGCATCGTACTTGAGCAGCCACCCAGTCGCGTCGGCGTTCATCATGATCTCGGTGCTGAACCTGCGCGGGTAGGTGGCGCTGTTGTCGGTGAAGTACACGTCACCGGTGGTCTGGTCGACGTCGAGCCTGTTAACGAAGTGGAACGGTGCACCGTCCACCTGGGTCGCCAGCACCTGGGCCTCGCCGCCGCTGGGCCCGACCTTCATGAGCCCCATGTACGCGTCGGCGATGTAGAGATCGTCGGTCATGGCGTAGAACTGTAGCCCAAGCGGGCGGCCACACATGCTCTCCGTCTGCTCCGGCGGCACCATGGACGCCGTGCACAGCGGGATCTTCTGGTAGTTTGCGCTGTGGGCGAACGTGGTCCAGCCGAGGTGGCTGCCACCCTGATAGAAAATAGGACCTCTAGATCGGAGATCAGAGGATAAATTTGACTTAGATGGGAGACTTGGTGATGTACCTCGTCATACGCAGTCACGGCCACGGCGCCACCGCGACATGGCCACCGGAGTCGTAGTAGGGGAAGCTGTGCAGGCGGGTACTGTGGCTGTGGCGAAGGCGATGACGCTTTCCATCGCTCATAGCGCCCCtctcgatcggtctagggttaggaACTTCGGGGTGGGGCTGGCGGCTACCCGTGACCTCATGTCTTGTGCCCCAGCCCCCACCGTCCTTTTATGGCGCTGCAAGACAGGGGCCCATCAGCTAGGAGAATCGGCTGAGCGCCCCCGATTAAGGTGTGGATCAAGGGGCCAATTGAccgttgggccaactggtggagatcatcctaacattctcctccttgatctcaccttattacTTAAAcccaacttactttatcttttttccattccatcaGAGATCAGTGCATCGAGCGTGCCACATCATCATGGTCAGTTGCcactagattaaacagctacaatgcacctctctgttttgaaatagattctcaactaggcccccAGTATCaagaaattataggctttcccgtaaacccatgttgactgtgtgttctctgaacgcactgggtggttagcctttggtaagtggatccgcaagtacttgcttggtactcatatgctcaatgcttttaaaataattctggattttctcctttacaacatataactcaatgtcaatgtgtttgacaacacacttgacctgttgtcttaggagttaactactttaaatgattattgttgttgactaccattgttaaatccgggtactaattcccttaacctccttttgcttgttccttaagcctcatgtcaagctatactatggtatgcatcactgatgacaccacaactgtttctttggagctttttcacaataatactctaactgcgagtgttagcaactactatggatttcactacacatctcgcctaGACCtaacatttgtaccctcaactatttgagagtacttgttctttcttactcaacatgagacctatgatactttgcaaaattgcaagacattctcaactccattccagtgatctatatctagactggaCTTCTACCAAAATATCCTGGATATGTAAACTacatcagggtaagttcttacttatacttgtacactcatcaagctttcaacagctgaagcatatggaaccatgttcatttgatcgatctcatatcggttcctggaatacttaaagttcccaaatctattacccttgactatacgagcaggcgtaggtttacttgcatgcatact harbors:
- the LOC136537164 gene encoding putative F-box protein PP2-B12, whose product is MAGNRQEVTKVGDLPEVCLAHAIALTSPRDACRCATVSPAFRAAADSDHVWRRFLPQGPAVATNKSTTSKDAYLRLCDTGAVLVDGQGNAMRMWLDKASGAKCYLLSARALSLPWDDGEFSWTWTPPALQRFRDVAELVECTSLDIYGRLPVAELTLATSYAAYLVYGLADGHRGLSFPDQETTVALASGSGRVGAGAARRHAVCLHPDEAEARKFRAVSRGTGAEETRPPRLREDGWSEMEMGRLRTPGDDGEQETAVAGEEEVVVSFEVGWYPKRGLIVEGVEFRPVYLFGP